The sequence aaataacattcaagataatattgttcgtgaagaatatgaacggttttttttttttttcatgtttaataaacccaaaacatcaaaccctaaaccctaaaccctaaactctaaaccgttcgtgttaaaaactcagtcTAAATcccaaatctaaaccctaaatctaaaccctaaaccctaaatttctaaaccctaatatctaaaccctataaaccctaatatctaaaccccaatagctaaaacctcaaaatacgctcgaaaaacacgataagtgttatatattacttcttcgagcattttcccgccaaaataaaaacatttatcacaaagtgtctctactaaatgttcatattttcatctcatctataatgttcgtgaaaaaaaaaagtttttgcttccccccgcttccccccgattggttacttccctcttgatcctacccctatatatatatatatatatatatatatatatatatatatatatatatagaaatgtgATCATGTGAAAATGTTCTCATTTATATAAATGGTGAGAACAGATCTAAACCGTCCACACTTTTGAtcaatggttacgaaagtttaagaATATTtacaagtaaaaataaataaaaagggcaGATAAGGAAAATCCACAACCCTTAAACTTCTCATGCAATTCAATATTACGGAGTAAATTTATAACCGCCTATTCATCTAAACCGTCATTTTCGATCCAACCTTGATCACGTCGTCATCCTCTTtgtttaatgttttcaattaatttgTTATTATTTAATTTTTTACACACCCAGTAAAATATAGAGGTTCGTGATTTTTACATAAACAATTGATCGCTATACTGCATACAGGATCATCTCTTGAATAATCGAATTCGAAACTCTCATGTGTGTCCGCGTTCGTCGTTTAAGTATTGGGTGCATTCACGTTCTTCGCTTGAACTTTCGGGTGCATCCACATTCATCGCTCGAAGTTTCCGGTTCATCCACGTTCATCGCTCGAAGTCTCTGGCTACATCTACATTCATCGCATGAAATATAGAGTGCATCCATGCTCATCGGTTAATTTGATTTAGTGAAGAATGAGTATATGTGATTAAGTTAGTCGTCAAGTGTGAGTTGAATGTAGATGCAAGGTTCATCATTGGTTTCATGGTTAATGTTTGATTGTAATATTTGCGTATATAACCAAACGTATATGTTAAAATTAATGTCATGTAACTTCATTATTCAAGTCTAAGTTATGATAATTATCTGCATCCACttaaattggattcactcaaatcaatgaaaaaaattatatatataaaaaagattgATACAGAGCATCATGTTCATCACAAGAAATCTCGAGTGGTGCATACATGCCCATCGCAAGAGATCTAGAATGTGGATGCAAGATTCATCCTAATTTCATGTTTGATGCTTGatcttaattaattttagtttataACGAAACATATGCATAAATATTAATGTCATGTATCCTAATTGTTTAAGGTTAAGTTGTGGATTATTAATTAACTGCATCCCATTAAACTGGATCACTCAAATCGATGAAAACACAAAAACGATATATAAACATGATTGATAAGAGTATCAAACTAAAAGAATAATAGGTTGGATTCAATTATTTGATTTTAACCTTAAATAAGGATCAGACGGATCAATTTAGAAAAAATGAACTTTTTGATATATTAGAAATCAAAGACTCAAAATTAGGAGGGTAAAGTTACATATATACCCCTGTTCtcattgttttatatatatatatatatatatatatatatatatatatatatatatatatatatagtttttcgactcaaatttttgtttgtatatcgatatacataatatgtatatttattatttatctatggatttatatttatactccattgtggtaagggaaagaaaaaaaaaattatactccattgtggtaaggggaaaaaaaaaaaattgttacagTATCTACAGTgattgctacagtagctacagtgttttcaggcaaggtggcgagatatgattgGTGGGCGTTGTCCATATTTAGTATTTAGTATAGTATAATACCGAGATAAAATTTTACTCTTATTAAgacaaaatgataaataaaaaataaCGGTTATAAAACCAAAAAGTATAACGTAATAATGTACTATCGACCTTTACATTACATTTTTATGTTGATATAACAAAGTGATCTTGCAAGTCATTTCAGTTGCTATTTGCTAATAATATATACGTTGATTGATTGATCTTAACTTGATATTTATAGTGCTCATATATACGTGTTATTGTTAATTTTTTCATGCTACATGCTGAAACTACAAAACCACTTCAAAAAAATACCCTTTAGGCAAAAATTCATGAGATGAGATGGACTAGTATTTTAATGGTTCAGATAAACAATGACATAAAAGAATAAAATAGCTACATCACATTTCGTAATCATCAAAATCTCAAAAGCAAAAATGAAGTTGCTAATCAAGTGCCAAACAAATTTCAAAAATAAGACATTCCCACAAATTTTAAGCATGTGCTATAAATGATGTGATATAACTAAACAGGTGAAATGATGTGCCTACCACCCAAAGACCATTGTCGTCATGATGTTGAATCTATAGATACTTGAACAGAATGCCCCCATGGGTTGCAAAGAACGGAGCAAACACCAAAGATTCAACAGCCATGAGCTTTATCAGAATGTTTAGTGATGGCCCAGATGTATCCTTCAAAGGATCACCAACGGTGTCTCCAATCACAGCCGCCTTGTGAGCGTCCGACCCTTTCGGTCCAAGAGCCTTAGCCGCATCAGAAACACCAGCCTAAAAACAAAAGAATATGAATAAGTTCCCCTCATTTATTTGTAACCAAGTGGATTAGGGTTATGCTTTATCATTAACACAACAGCAAACAATCCAAACAAGAAAAAGTTAGTGAAACACAAAATCGGTCAAACAAGTCAACTTGGCCAAAATTGTCCCGGTCAAAattactactccctccgtcccaacttAATAGTCTCTGAACAAGAAACATACAGTATATGAAACGGCATAATCACAGTGTACTTTTTGATAACTTCACAGTTTCACCCCTTATTTTTTACTAACCTTTTTGTTTTACATACATAAAGTAAGGGCATGAAAGAAATTTATCCCATTATtcttatctattatctattatggAAGTGAACTATTAAATTAGGACGTCCTAAAAAGGAATattggactattaatatgggatagAAAGGGTATATTTGAACTACTACAGTTTGACACTAATCATAtgttaaaaaatataaaatatcaGACAAAAGGTGTTGCATTAACTCAACCACATGGACATATGTTGACCCATGACAGAACCATTTGTTACCTCAATGTATTTCTTAGCGTTGTCCCAAGCACCACCAGTGTTTGATGCAGAGATAGCGATCTGTATCATATCAAATAGTTAGAATTTAGAAAAATTGATTaaatcaaagtcaaccaaaagaagAAGATGAATTTAACAAGTACCTGTACACCAGAGATGAGCGATCCAGCAAGAACACCAGAAAGTGTTTCGACGCCAAATAAGATCCCAACAATAAGGGGAGTTAGCATGACAAGACAACCAGGCGGGATCATCTCTTTAATGGATGCGTCAGTCGAGATTTTAACGCAGGTGGCGTAATCAGGTTTACCGGTACCTTCCATGAGACCGGGAATAGTGTTGAATTGTCTACGGACTTCTTCAACCATTGCAAGTGCAGCGGTCCCCACACTCTTCATTGTCATGGCCGAAAACCAGTATGGAAGCATGGCACCCACGAGCAAACCGATGAAAACTTTAGGGGTTAAAACGTTAACGGTTGTAATCTCGGCTCTACTCACAAATGCACCGAAAAGAGCCAAGGATACAAGAGCTGCAGAACCTATAGCAAAACCCTGATGCAGAAAAAGAAAATCAAAATCAGGTCGAAAGGAAAAACAGAACCATTAGTCTGTTTGCTAATGCAATGACACTAGTGATATGAATAACCAACTACTTTTAGCAAATCGGGTCACAAGTTATTAAGTAGCTAATCCATCAACTTTAGGGGTGTGCATATCGCGTAAAAAAAGAGGAACCGAACCCGTCCCGAACTGAACCGAGCTATTTCGGTCCGGTCCTCGGCCCGAATTTCTGCTACAAAATGTGACTCGGGACAGAACTGAACCAAAAGTTGTGGGTTTGGACACTCATATCAGCGACGAAATGATACTTGTTTGCTAAACCATGCAATAAACTTTTGATGTAACAACAAAGTCTTTGTAATCACCATACCTTGCAAACgaatcaggttgggtcggtttgggtaaaggGTCAAAACGGTTTTGTATTGAAATAGGTCATTTGCCAAACGGGTCAGATTTATATGAACAGGTCCAAATGGGCCAGGTTGGGTCGAGTTGGgcaatgggtcaaaatgggtcatgggtcaaacagGTCAGATTTTTTAGACGGGTCAAATGGGTCGGGTTTAAAACTGAAACGAGAAAAATGATAACTGAAACGGGTCAAATAGGTCAACCAGACCCGTACCTTGCCAATAGCAGCAGTGGTGTTACCAGCAGCATCAAGAGCATCGGTTCGTTCACGAATTCTGTGGCTCATACCAGCCATTTCGGCTATACCACCAGCATTGTCACTGATGGGACCATACGCGTCAATGGCTAAACCAGTTGCTATGGTGCTCAGCATCCCAAGTGCAGCTACAGCAACACCATACATAGCAGCAAAGCTAAAACTAACAAAAATACTGATTGCAATTGCAAAAATCGGGATGATAACTGATTGATATCCCAAAGCAAGACCAAATATAACATTCGTTGCAGCTCCAGTACGGCAAGATTCCGCAACTTCTTGCACAGGGCTAAGAAAAAGTCaaaattaattcaaattattagtcTTTACTTTAAAGCAACTATAACTGAATTTAATATAATTACTGAGATAGTCCCTGTGGTTTCACccaaattgctgaaatagtccctaGAGTTTTTTTTTACCGAGATAGTCCTCGTGGTTTTCAAAATGTTGCTGAAATAGTCCTTTTGTTACTAAGATAGTCCCTGTGGTTTCAGCAATTTGGTGAAACCGGAGGGACTATCTCAGCAACAAAAGGACTATCTCAGCAACATTTTGAGAACCACGAGGACCAAATAGATTAAAATTAAACCCCatggactatttcagcaatttgaGTAAAATCACAGGGACTATCTCAGTAACATTTTGAGAACCACGAGGACCAAATAGATTGAAATTAAACCCCAGGGGCTATTTCAGCAATTTGAGTGAAATCACAGTGACTATCTCAGTAATTATGTCTATTATTTGGaaaaagaacacacacacacacacacacacacacacacacacacacacacacacacttttaaaCCTAGGGAATTCAAGATCCTTGAATTCCCTAGGGGGTCTTTCTCCCCCACGGTAAGCCCTCCGTGAACTTACGCAAGATTCTTTTATTTGCTATAACATTCCCTTAATCTATATCTAGTGTGCAGCAAAAAACAGCCAAAATAATACAGCAAATGCATATATACGATAAACTTGTACCTGTAAGCATTGCTAGTGTAGTACTCTGTTACAAATCCAATAATAAGACCGGCCCACAAACCAACACAAACACACAAGAACAATTGCCTGCACCATATTACCAAAATGTAAGCTTTCATGAAAAATTCTCATATTCTATATAAGTATAATAAATAAGCATTCAAACAATATCATACCAGTTCTTTACTACTTTCTGGGTTCCAAAATCGAAGATGGTGAAGCTAGAAGGAAGAGCAATCCAACTAACAACTGCGATACCGATAGTCATCAGCACGGTTGAAATAATAAGTTGATTTTTCAAAGATGGCTCGATTTGCTTTACTTCTTTGACTTCAAAGAAATCGGTAGCAAACAAAGTAGTGATCAAGCACACAATGATGCCTACGGAGCTCACGATGAGCGGGTACATCATTGCGGTAAAATCGTGAGTGGTCCCGAATGATGAAATGGATGCAACAACGAGAGCAGCACATGATGACTCAGCATATGAACCAAACAGATCAGATCCCATACCAGCAATATCTCCCACGTTGTCTCCCACGTTGTCAGCAATAACCTGCAGCAAATTACCATTTCATTGCTAAATTAACCCCAAAAACAAATGAATTATAGCAAATATATAAGTAGAAATTTTTTAATCAGgtagtgtgtttgtgtgtgtacacGATATATAACACCAAAGTGGCAATTTTGAACCACATCCTGATGACTAGGTTGATTTGGGTTGTGTTTAATGTTACATGGGTCAAATTAAAAATTTAGCTAACAGAGAACAGGGTTGAAACGTTTAAAATCAATCTACAGACTTATACTTCGCTTCATTAAAAGGTAAGTCATTTAGATTTAAATATTAAGTCTAGCTATTGTGTCAATAGCAAGCGTCgacttattggcgacttgactgaccccTAGAGCTTAAAGTAAATTTCAGGCAGAgtcaaaacccatgaaaatttgattttacaattttcatggcgtctctagtttacttttattttatttttattttattctattttattttatttttaaattctattttttttttttttttttggccggaggtccactcaagCAATCTCCCTATCCGTCGAATCCCTATCCGTCGAattgagagagggatgactttctctacttttgagttactctgggtagagaaatgacttgtctttatttctcggataggggaaggattgtctacatctcacctccccatacaccacctAGGTGGTATTGGGttctgttgttgttgcagttgttgtgtTTATttacaaggttgaaaaagacgcgagatgaAGACGAGTCGGTCACAAACTTAAAAGGTCGAGTCGGCCGAGATGGTGTTTTTCCCAGCTAATGTTATTGTTATCATATTTAGTTCTAGTTATTATTTACATTGTTTTCTATGATTATAGTGTATTTATTAGATTATCTTTAAAGAATACAAATTAAGTCTGTTTTTCCCAGCTAATATTTAAATAGGTTTGAGATGTTCGTTTACACTACAACAAAGGCCAAATAAAAAAGTCGACTTTTGACCGAAGTTGACTGACTTTGACCTGACTTTTTAGCATTGAGCAACTAATATGATGTTTTGAGCGAAACGAGACAGACTAGTCACCAAAAAGTCGCAACGGCCACCGCAACCGCCGTTTGCAACCATGGTTATTTAAAAAGAAATTAATAGAATCAACAAAAAAGTGTTACCCACCCAGGCTGTTATGTCCCATGCAAAACAGGTGACCCGTTGCAGATTTGACCATTACCCAACCCTTCCATTTGCAAGTATTATTCTTAACATATACAAATACAAgattttaattataaaagataAGCCGTTTACCGCTGGGTTCCTAGGGTCATCTTCAGGGATGTTCCTTTCGACCTTGCCAACAAGATCGGCCCCAACATCAGCAGCCTTTGTATAAATACCGCCACCAACTCTACCAAAAAGTGCCATAGATGAACCACCAAGTCCATAACCAGTAATCGACTCAAAAAGACCTTCCCAATCATCACCATAGTAAAGCTTGAATAGGTTGATAATAATATAAAGTACTAAAAGACCGTTTGCAGCAAGAAGGAACCCCATGACTGCACCAGATCGGAATGCAACAATGAAGGCCTTACTGACACCCTTTCTAGCTTCAAGGGTAGTTCTGGCATTTGCATATGTGGCAATTTTCATTCCTAAGAAACCAGATACGACTGAGGTGACGGCACCAAGCACAAAAGCAACAGTGCTGAAGACAGCTGTCATTAGAGCAGGCTTGCACATCTTGGTGACATCATATGTGCATACTTTATTACTGGTGCTGAAACTTTCAACAGAGCCAAGGAATAGAAAGATCAGAACAGCAAAAATGACCATGAAAACACCAACATATTGGTATTCAGTGTACAAGAACGAGGTTGCTCCTGAAAATATCAAGAAAAACAATGTAAGTATATCTGATAACAGGACCAAGTGCAGCTATTATTACTAAAATCACTAAGATAAATGAAATACAAAAAAGGTATTGTTGTTAATCGAACATACTTTAACATAACTATACATCATAGCTACAATCCAATTTGTATATTCCAATATTACCAAattcaaaaagaaaaaagaaaaatactACATAGTGTAGTTGGAGCATAATGAACGAAAACTATAGCATGCTTACAGTAGTTTACATATCCATGCAAAGTAACTGTCTTTTACCATAATATATAcaaactagttttatgagcccgtgcgttgcacgaaaacgtaaaaattaaataaaatatcaaTTATAAGAAACAATCATTTTATGAGCCCCTGATTTGAAGATATGTTATATATTCATGAATTTATCCAAAGTTTTATGAGCCCGTGGGTTGTACGGAAACGTAAAAACTAACGAAATTATCAATTATAAAGCCAAACATTTTATTAGCCCGTGATTTGAGGATATGTTATATATTTTTGCGATTGATCTAAATTTATGAAAGGAGGCGTATTAGGCTGTATGAGAATATTGTATCACATGATAGATAAAAGTCATCAAATGACAAATTTATCAAACATGACGATGTTTGTTAAATTTATCAAACATGCCGATGTTTGTTAAATTTTGTGTTGTTAGTAACACAATTATTTTCATAATAAGATAGATCGTTTAAAAAACTGTAAAGTACAAAACATTTTATCTTTTATTTTAAAAGTGATGAAgtgatttatatgatttttatttgTATATCTAGATATGTATGTGTTTGTTTCTAAAATTTAGAATCTATTCATgactttattaattattaattataatatatgtacaaCTAACACAACCGATGGAATAGATATCAATtagatttttatatacatataatcaGTATATTATAAAGAATCGATATATTAGGAATATTTATTATTCTAaacgtatgtatatgtatataattgtataAGAATTTGTAAATATTTTTAAATTCATGATAAGTATGGTAGGTAAATTttaacatatataaaatttaattaagAAATATTATTTAATCCAGTTTAATTTAAAAAATTACACATGTGCAAATTTAATTCAaattaattgagaaattgacacgtaggattattggcGCGCTTTATTATAATGTATGTATGTATAGATAGAAGATTGCATACTTCCGTATGAACTGGTAAAGTATGTGACATTGAATGGTAAAACAAAGTCACCCTGTTGCATGTTGGatcagtaaaaatatatataaaaatgtcaCATTTTCATTCATTATGTCCATATAATAACAGTTAGCAATTTCATTTATAATTTCTTCTTGAACCAATCATATTAGCAGAAGAGTTGAAATATGACTGGTCCCAAACACATACTACCAAACAAGTCTCTTGTTTTCTTTACAGCTTTATCCACATTTTGTTCATATATTGTTTCATTCTGGAACACAAATCATAAATGAAATGGTACACTcatcatactatcccatattttatAGTACCAGATCTACAAACAACATCATATGCAATCACATTTTAAACCATTATTAAACCATAAACATTAGCTCATAGATCTCTCAACACACAACCAAAtgagtttaaaatatataattaaatacaaatattaatattaatattaaaaaaaaaaaagaataatttCACTGACAACCAGCAAGATCCCAGATTTGAACAATGTCTAAGCTCAAAGCTacaatattttttaaatatttaacatTATATTATAGATTCATATCATATTTAGAAACTTGAATCAAACTCTGCCTACACGTGTACATTAATAAAATATAGATAACTTTATACGagtataattaaattaaaaaatataaatttcatCGATTCAACAGCCACCGCAGTTACTAAGATTGAATTAGTATTTAACTAATGGAAAACCAGATCTCGATTCAAACCTAAAAGTCACTACCAAACCACATAGTCACGAGCAAATTCAAACATACTTACAACTAACTAAATATAAAATTGCAGTCaatactattattttcattaatttataatttttaattaataataataaatgtatgtaactaattcaataatTTACCTTCTGAAATAGCGTTTTGGATTTCAGCACATTTCTGAACGACTGTATGGTCGttaattccttcttcttcttcaatcaacGATTCAGTGAAACCATTTTTAGCGTCGCCGGAAGGTTTTTCCGGCGAGAGTTTCACCTGCGAAACGAGGTACCATTGAAATAGAGAGAATACGATTCCAATAATTGCACAAACTGGGATAACGATTTCAGTGCCGAGATCTGAGAGGATCGTGGTCCCCATTTTGGCCGGAAAATTAGATCAGAAcgaatagatatatatagatagatatatgtgTGGTGTATCCTGTATATATCTCTCTTTTTGGGCGAATGAAATGGTGAGACCTCGAAGTGATAAATATAGAGGGGTTTTGGAATGATGATGAGACAACTGGGCGGGTGTGTGAAGTTGATCATGTCTTTGTACAGAGTAAGAAGTGTTAAATACAGAGTGTCGTCGTATTGAGGTGATGTATTTTGTGCTTTAGATGAGGTATATTATTTGATGTTTGGTCATTTCAGATCTGGGTAAAATTATGCTGACGTGTGGTGTAGTGGTGCCGTATTATCTTATTACTCATTTTTTGCTTAAAAATACAATTAAAGGGTATAGTTTACCATTTTATGTCTTTTAAATGGAAATGATATCTACACAATTTAAAGTTGTTATCTACACAATtttcatgctttacagtgttgtactgtataaTACTGTAAAATATTATGATTAGGTACATAACAATTTGAGGTTatgtacatatcatcacccatcTTTTAAATACATGTTTTTTTCATGTGCAAAACTAATTCTCATAAATTAAATTCAAATTAATTGTCTAGtaagataataaaataataa comes from Rutidosis leptorrhynchoides isolate AG116_Rl617_1_P2 chromosome 4, CSIRO_AGI_Rlap_v1, whole genome shotgun sequence and encodes:
- the LOC139839836 gene encoding pyrophosphate-energized vacuolar membrane proton pump-like gives rise to the protein MGTTILSDLGTEIVIPVCAIIGIVFSLFQWYLVSQVKLSPEKPSGDAKNGFTESLIEEEEGINDHTVVQKCAEIQNAISEGATSFLYTEYQYVGVFMVIFAVLIFLFLGSVESFSTSNKVCTYDVTKMCKPALMTAVFSTVAFVLGAVTSVVSGFLGMKIATYANARTTLEARKGVSKAFIVAFRSGAVMGFLLAANGLLVLYIIINLFKLYYGDDWEGLFESITGYGLGGSSMALFGRVGGGIYTKAADVGADLVGKVERNIPEDDPRNPAVIADNVGDNVGDIAGMGSDLFGSYAESSCAALVVASISSFGTTHDFTAMMYPLIVSSVGIIVCLITTLFATDFFEVKEVKQIEPSLKNQLIISTVLMTIGIAVVSWIALPSSFTIFDFGTQKVVKNWQLFLCVCVGLWAGLIIGFVTEYYTSNAYSPVQEVAESCRTGAATNVIFGLALGYQSVIIPIFAIAISIFVSFSFAAMYGVAVAALGMLSTIATGLAIDAYGPISDNAGGIAEMAGMSHRIRERTDALDAAGNTTAAIGKGFAIGSAALVSLALFGAFVSRAEITTVNVLTPKVFIGLLVGAMLPYWFSAMTMKSVGTAALAMVEEVRRQFNTIPGLMEGTGKPDYATCVKISTDASIKEMIPPGCLVMLTPLIVGILFGVETLSGVLAGSLISGVQIAISASNTGGAWDNAKKYIEAGVSDAAKALGPKGSDAHKAAVIGDTVGDPLKDTSGPSLNILIKLMAVESLVFAPFFATHGGILFKYL